The Polyangium spumosum DNA segment GCCGGGGGGTCCTGCGGGGCACTGGCATCGGCGTCCGCGTCGGTGTCGGCGTCCGCGCCGGCATCGAGACACCAGGGATCAGGAGATAGCGCGCTGGGATCGCACTTCCCCACCATAGTAAAGTCGGGTACCCCGCATCCGAATATGCACAAGCAAAACGCTACGATAAATGCTCTGCTCACGGAGAACCCCCATCCGCGTCAGCGTCGTCGCTGGCGTCGGCGTCTACACCGGCATCAACAATACACCAAGGATCGGGAAAGAGCGCGTCGGGGGCGCATTGCCCGATGAAGACGTAATCTGGCGCCGAGCACCCAACCGTCGAGTATAACCAGGCCACTACCACGGCCGCTACCACGAGTGCCTTGTGCGCTTTGCCCATGGCTAGAACTCCCATCCACCAGCGATCTGTGCACTGAACATCGCCGGCGGTTGCTCTGCGATGACTCGTGAATCGGCAACGACCCTGAGACCACGTGTCAGTCCCAGGCCGTCCACAGCCGCCTGCACGAGGAAGGAGTCCGTGAGATTCACCTTGGCGCCGAGGCGCCCTCCGAAGCCCGGGAACGTTCCGGTGATTGTCTGAGGGATATAGCTGGCGCTGGAGAACTCACCGCTGATGACCCCCAAATGGCCGAGGACACAGCCGAAGAACCACCGCCAGTGTCCACAGGCGCTCACGAGCCCCCCGGCTGTCATCGCGTTGATCTGCGCGCCTTCCACACCCGACGTCAGCCACGCCGCGCGCGCCTCGAGCCCGAGCGACACATACTCGTTTGGACTCAAACTACCTGCGATGACTGCGCCGACCGCCGGCTGCCACGACGCCACGCCGAACACGACCACCGGCCCCCCGCTCACCGATCCGCGCGTGCCCCTCTTCTTCTGCTCCTCACCGATCACGCCACCGACGATCGGCTCGCGCGCCGGCTCGTCGTTCGGCGGCTCGTCGACGTTCACGGCCGGCTCGCGCACGCGTCGTCGCCGCAGCAAGCGTTCCGGTGGCTCGATGGGCTTGAACGAGGGCAGCGGGAGGAGCGTCAGCTCCACGCGCAACGTTCCGCCCTTCGATGCCGTGAAGTGCACGACACCGTCCTCGAAGCCCTTCAGCTTCGCGCGGAGCTCGTGCTCCCCGGGCGGCAGGAACATCGTGAAGCCCGTGATCCCATCGGTCTGCTTCACGACCCCGTCGAGCGAGATTTCCGCGTGCGCTTCGGAGACCGTCACCTCGACGCGACCGACGCGCGCCCGCGCGGTGTCGTACGCCTTCAGGAACCTCTCCCGCTCCGCGGCTGGCGCGTCCGTCGCGCGCTCGATCCCATCGAGCAGCAGATCCGCCGCTTCGGTGGGGTTCCCGAGCTCGACGAGCAACACGCCGAGCCGACCCGCGACGAGCGGGTCCTGCTCGAGCTCGAACGCATCGGCGTATGCCGTCGCCGCCTCGGCGAGCCGCCCGGCCCTCCGCTCGCGTTCGGCTTTCGCCACGAGCGCCTTGAAGCGCGCCTTCTGCGTGGCCTGCTGAAGCGCCGCGGGGTTCGAGGGGGGTGGGGCGGGCTTCGTGTCCTCGTCTGCATGCGCTTGCAAGGGTGCGCTGAGCGCGACGAGCAAGACGAGCCATGCACGCCGTTTCACCATGCGCGTCAGGATACGGGTGCAGGACAAACTCAGCAAGCGCGGGGAGCAGGACAAACTCAGCAAGCACGAGGCCCATCAGCTCATCCAAGGATGTGCTTGACCCACGCCGTCACCCACCACCGAACTTCGCTCCGTCGGCGATAACTCGGCAACGTCTTCCACGTGTCGAGCGCCTCCCGGATCGCCGCCTTCGCACCCTCGGCGTTGCCAAGCTTTCGCCGCACATCCGAGAGGAGCACGTGTCCCTGGATGGACGAGCTGTTCGTCCGCGTGAACCGTTCGAGAGCGTCCTCCGCTTCCTCCAGCCTCCCGAGCATCAGGAGCGCCTCGGCAGCCGCCAGGTAGGGATCGCCGTAGCGCAGGCGCGGCTCCAGCTCGACGGCGCGGACCAGCGGCTCGAGCGCGCCCTCCGCGTCGCCGCTGCGCATCCGCGCGAGCCCCGTCAGGTAGAGCAGCTCCGCGTCGTCCGGTGCACGACGACGGGCCTCGTCGAGGAGCTCGAGCGCGCGGCCGGGGCGCAGCCGTTCGAGCCAGATGATCGCGAGATCACGGCGCGCGGTGACGTTCGCGGGGTTCGCAGCGATCTGCGCATCGAGGGCGCGAATCTTCCCCCACGTGCGCGCGAGTACGATCGGGTCCGGGATGAACGGGCGGAGCGCGACGAAGACGAGAACGCCCACCATCACCCAAGGTCGCTGTAACGCGAACGTGAGCGCCATGAAGCCGAGGTAGTAAAGCCAGTACCCCATCGTCGCTTCAGCGGCGCCACTTGATGGTGAGGCGGTTCGTGACTCTTGGCGGCGCCCCGCGAGGCGTAGGCCGATGCTCGTGCACCGGCGCAGCCTGCGTCATGGACGGCGGCGTGTCGATGGTCTCCGGGTCGATGGCCGAAGGGTCGGTGAAAGCCTCCCCGGCACGTACAACCATCGCGTGACGAACGAATGCTGCACGCGCAGACGCGGCGACGTCCTGGGGCGCGGCCGAGGAGCTGGCGGACCCGAGGAGCGCCGCCGCCATGAGCGCGCTCCACGCGTGGCCGGCGCGGTAAATGAACTCCAACCGACTCCTCCACCTCGTCCGGAGCAGCACACGCCGGTCCTGGCCGCACAGGATGAGCAGGGCCATGCCGTGCACGTCGTCGACGCGCTCTCGGATGTACGCGCGGGCCCGCATGAATTTCATTCGGGAGGCCTCTTCCGAGATGCCGAGCTCTTTGGCCACCTCCGCGTGCGAGAGGCCCTGCAAAACAACCAGGCAGAATACGGCCCGCTGTTCCGCCGGCATTGTCTTCAGCGCTTCGGCCACGCGCTCACAAGCCTGAGATAGAATCGCCGCGCGCTCGGGAGAGTGCTGCGACGCGGGGGAACCGTCGCTGTCGTCGGTCGGAGCGAATCGCTCCTCCTGCTTTCGGCAGGCTCTCCGCCATCGCAGGCGGATGTTGGCTGCGATGCCGAGCAGCCAGTTCATGAGGGTACCGCTCTCGGGCCGGTAACCCGAGAGGCTCTCGTACCCCTCGATCATCACGTCCTGCGTCTCGTCGTCGAGCCCCTCCCTGCCGGCGGCTTGCTGGACGCGCCTGCTCTCGAGGAAGCGCGCGACGACGGGCCGAAGCTCCGCGAGCTGCGCGCAAAGGTCCTCGGCGGGGTCTTTCTTGACTGTCGTCATCACACTCGTGTTCGCCGGAGCGAGCGAAACGTAACGCGAGACGCGGTGGGGCCCTGGCCGATTTTTGCCTGGAGTGACGTCGCTTACGCCAAGTCAAACTCACCGGTGCCGCGGGCTCCGGGCCCCCTCCAGTAGGGCTCCACGAAGATCCACTTCCGTAGCGCTCTGCCCGGCCCATACGGCTGCATCTTCCAGTGCGAGGAGACCCATCCCCCCTCGGGCGAACGCCGTGCCTCTCCCCGCCCGAACGCGCGAACCTCCTCGCGCAAGTCGAGGTCGAGCCGA contains these protein-coding regions:
- a CDS encoding tetratricopeptide repeat protein; translation: MGYWLYYLGFMALTFALQRPWVMVGVLVFVALRPFIPDPIVLARTWGKIRALDAQIAANPANVTARRDLAIIWLERLRPGRALELLDEARRRAPDDAELLYLTGLARMRSGDAEGALEPLVRAVELEPRLRYGDPYLAAAEALLMLGRLEEAEDALERFTRTNSSSIQGHVLLSDVRRKLGNAEGAKAAIREALDTWKTLPSYRRRSEVRWWVTAWVKHILG
- a CDS encoding RNA polymerase sigma factor; its protein translation is MTTVKKDPAEDLCAQLAELRPVVARFLESRRVQQAAGREGLDDETQDVMIEGYESLSGYRPESGTLMNWLLGIAANIRLRWRRACRKQEERFAPTDDSDGSPASQHSPERAAILSQACERVAEALKTMPAEQRAVFCLVVLQGLSHAEVAKELGISEEASRMKFMRARAYIRERVDDVHGMALLILCGQDRRVLLRTRWRSRLEFIYRAGHAWSALMAAALLGSASSSAAPQDVAASARAAFVRHAMVVRAGEAFTDPSAIDPETIDTPPSMTQAAPVHEHRPTPRGAPPRVTNRLTIKWRR